One Acidimicrobiales bacterium DNA segment encodes these proteins:
- a CDS encoding ImmA/IrrE family metallo-endopeptidase, protein MSRSAIAVLRDFVPIRPLRRAEALRIAELQATRFLKLSMVAAPPVPERIIAELPRVQIERVNGLPVSGATHWTKGRWLILLRAQEAPTRQLFSTAHELKHILDDRFVDVLYQGVPDDQRAQFIEQVCDYFAGCLLIPRPWLKHAWAALRIQRLPDLARHFGVSEQAVEVRLSQTGLGPRRSRCGREASDWSLPSQPTAGSSAVYHRLAPVLIS, encoded by the coding sequence ATGAGCCGTAGCGCCATCGCCGTTCTTCGGGACTTCGTACCGATCAGACCGCTGCGACGGGCCGAGGCGTTGCGGATTGCGGAGTTGCAGGCGACGCGGTTCCTGAAGCTCTCGATGGTGGCCGCACCGCCCGTGCCGGAACGGATCATCGCCGAGCTGCCGAGGGTGCAGATCGAACGGGTGAACGGGTTGCCTGTCTCCGGTGCGACGCACTGGACGAAGGGTCGCTGGCTGATCCTGCTGCGTGCGCAGGAGGCGCCCACTCGTCAGCTCTTCAGCACCGCTCACGAACTGAAGCACATCCTCGACGACCGGTTCGTGGACGTGCTCTACCAAGGTGTCCCGGACGACCAACGAGCCCAGTTCATCGAGCAGGTCTGCGATTACTTCGCCGGTTGCCTGCTGATCCCTCGACCTTGGCTGAAGCACGCCTGGGCCGCGCTGCGTATCCAACGACTCCCCGACCTGGCCCGACACTTCGGGGTGTCCGAGCAGGCCGTTGAGGTGCGCCTGAGCCAGACCGGTCTCGGGCCCCGTCGTAGTCGATGCGGCCGGGAAGCCTCCGACTGGTCCTTGCCGTCGCAACCGACGGCTGGTAGCTCCGCCGTGTACCACCGGCTCGCGCCGGTCCTGATCTCGTAA
- a CDS encoding helix-turn-helix transcriptional regulator, with amino-acid sequence MKHKQQQGRTDATLGDYIRRRRKARGWTLDDAEAESNVDRTYWSKLELGVFKQPDPRYLARIADALDAPLEDVYALAGYTAAERLPGLTPYLRSKYHLPPEAIEQLESYFAFLRHQYGIPEGESVFPKKPERAARPKAEQPASEQRGGPWNDPTLSVENATLRRAA; translated from the coding sequence GTGAAGCATAAGCAACAACAGGGGCGGACAGACGCCACGCTGGGGGACTACATCCGTCGTCGCCGCAAGGCGAGGGGCTGGACGCTCGACGACGCCGAGGCCGAGTCGAACGTCGACCGGACGTACTGGAGCAAGCTGGAGCTGGGCGTCTTCAAGCAGCCCGACCCCCGCTACCTGGCCCGGATTGCCGACGCCTTGGACGCCCCGCTGGAGGACGTCTACGCCCTGGCTGGCTACACCGCGGCCGAGCGGCTTCCCGGCCTCACGCCCTACCTGCGGAGCAAGTACCACCTGCCGCCGGAGGCCATCGAGCAACTGGAGAGCTACTTCGCCTTCCTGCGCCACCAGTACGGCATCCCTGAGGGAGAGTCGGTGTTCCCCAAGAAGCCGGAACGAGCAGCCCGACCGAAAGCCGAGCAACCAGCGTCGGAGCAGCGCGGCGGGCCGTGGAACGACCCGACGCTCTCCGTCGAGAACGCCACGCTGCGGAGAGCGGCATGA